A window of the Linepithema humile isolate Giens D197 chromosome 4, Lhum_UNIL_v1.0, whole genome shotgun sequence genome harbors these coding sequences:
- the LOC136999582 gene encoding odorant receptor 10-like isoform X1 produces the protein MWNDDIAYAMAFSKFFTLPLGGWPLQEFNTFTLIRFIMSFCITFSLIITSFINAYYMQINIHCGNMYGKIDALMIGFCCIPAVVKHSMFRIYAENMTRNYSSAISDYCAIDTKEKRTVMRQHAFLGRMIFYFVVAVAFTTSVGLIMTPVIEYSNNGQVNASTNKPIAKYPVPSDCTWGQLDVSTGMYLLLFVVQCIQITIGSSAYVGNDSLFLTITLHVCGQMELLGIEFRKFAVETKNIKMDLLKLTTRHCYLLSHAQQLADAISVILLTQLFCSSILICIIGFQFILALKVVDVVMIIKASIALITFLSQLFAYSVVGEYLKSQTEEIAYSIYCSNWHCLSSKFMKNILFIIVRSQQPVTFMAGRYLVVNLQTYMSILETSFQYLSILRMMVET, from the exons ATGTGGAATGACGATATAGCGTATGCTATGGCTTTTAGTAAATTCTTCACATTACCCTTAGGTGGTTGGCCACTGCAAGAATTCAATACATTTACATTGATCCGTTTTATCATGTCTTTCTGCATTACG ttctcattaataattacttcATTTATTAATGCGTATTACATGCAAATTAATATCCATTGTGGCAACATGTATGGAAAAATCGACGCTCTTATGATTGGTTTTTGCTGCATTCCTGCTGTAGTAAAACATTCAATGTTTCGCATTTACGCTGAAAATATGACACGCAATTACTCATCTGCCATCAGTGATTATTGTGCAATTGATACTAAAGAAAAACGTACAGTAATGCGACAACATGCTTTTCTGGGAAGAATGATTTTCTACTTTGTCGTAGCAGTGGCATTCACCACTTCCGTTGGTTTAATAATGACGCCCGTAATCGAATATTCTAACAATGGACAAGTTAATGCATCCACTAATAAACCTATTGCAAAATATCCTGTTCCCTCAGATTGCACATGGGGGCAGTTAGATGTCTCAACGGGAATGTATTTATTGCTTTTTGTAGTGCAGTGTATTCAAATAACGATCGGTTCCAGTGCTTATGtcg gcAATGACTCACTTTTTCTCACAATCACCCTGCATGTGTGCGGACAAATGGAACTCTTAGGAATTGAATTTCGTAAGTTTGCGGTGGAAACCAAAAATATCAAGATggatcttttaaaattaacaacgAGACATTGTTATCTATTAAGTCATGCTCAACAACTGGCTGATGCAATAagcgttattttattaacgcaGTTATTTTGCAGTAGCATCCTTATTTGCATAAtag gctttcaatttattctgGCGTTGAAAGTGGTTGACGtagtaatgataattaaaGCTTCAATAGCGTTAATTACTTTCTTGTCACAGCTGTTTGCCTATTCTGTCGTAGgcgaatatttaaaaagtcaaACAGAAGAAATCGCATACTCGATTTACTGTTCCAATTGGCATTGCTTATCATCAAAATTCATGAAGAATATCTTGTTCATCATTGTACGATCGCAGCAACCCGTTACATTTATGGCTGGAAGATATCTGGTTGTTAACTTACAAACTTATATGTCTATATTAGAAACctcatttcaatatttatctattctaCGTATGATGGTGGagacttaa
- the LOC105671652 gene encoding odorant receptor 13a-like, whose amino-acid sequence MSWENDVVYAMTPVKLLTIPIGGWPLQEYNKFALGRHIVSSCGLTVMVIVQFLELYYNCTNAYANLDALTLFACGILAVLKIVWFRIYADNLICNYSSAMSDYHAIDTEEKRIIMRKHASWGRVISIIALLISYVDSVIFIVGHAQVSSEEAQLNISIWGHRAGYAVPSTCTLAHFDISTGSYLVIFALESIFLVIMCLSNHGSDSLFLQITLHICGQLKILKASFMNFDATGPKVDERFNALILRHDHLIQMARKLAEIISFILIIQLFISSMLICIVGFAFIIALTTNDFGMMSKSFMVLSAFLAQLTVYSVVGDYLKSQMEEVALSVYQCNWYNLPTKVARNVVFIMMWSQLPVKLQAGNFIVVDLGTYMSILRTSVSYLSVLRVMLDT is encoded by the exons ATGTCATGGGAAAACGATGTGGTATACGCTATGACTCCTGTCAAACTCTTAACTATACCTATAGGTGGTTGGCCTTTGCAAGAATACAACAAATTTGCTTTAGGACGTCATATCGTATCGAGCTGCGGGTTg ACCGTGATGGTGATCGTACAATTTCTCGAACTTTATTACAACTGCACCAACGCGTATGCAAATCTTGACGCTCTAACACTATTTGCTTGTGGCATTCTTGctgtattaaaaatagtatggTTTCGTATATACgctgataatttaatttgcaactATTCTTCTGCCATGAGCGATTATCACGCAATCGACACCGAGGAGAAGCGCATCATCATGCGAAAACATGCTTCCTGGGGAAGAGTAATCAGCATTATTGCTCTATTGATTTCTTATGTCGATTCCGTGATCTTTATCGTGGGACACGCGCAGg TAAGCAGCGAGGAGGCTCAACTCAACATATCTATCTGGGGTCATCGAGCGGGATACGCTGTTCCGTCAACATGTACTTTAGCACACTTTGACATCTCGACGGGCtcatatttagtaatatttgcTCTGGAATCTATCTTTCTAGTAATAATGTGCCTTAGTAATCACG gtAGCGACTCtctatttcttcaaattaCCTTACATATTTGTGGCCAACTAAAAATTCTAAAGGCCAGTTTTATGAACTTTGATGCAACAGGTCCGAAAGTTGACGAACGTtttaatgcattaattttacgaCACGATCATTTGATACAAATGGCCAGAAAGCTTGCTGAGATAATTagttttatcttaataatacaaCTATTTATCAGCAGTATGCTTATATGTATAGTAG gatttgcatttattattgcgCTGACAACCAACGATTTTGGTATGATGTCAAAAAGTTTTATGGTGCTCAGTGCTTTTCTAGCACAGTTAACAGTATATAGCGTTGTGggagattatttaaaatctcaaATGGAAGAAGTCGCATTATCTGTTTATCAGTGCAATTGGTACAATCTTCCTACAAAAGTGGCAAGAAATGTAGTCTTTATCATGATGTGGTCCCAACTTCCAGTTAAGCTACAAGctggaaattttattgttgtagATCTGGGAACTTACATGAGCATTTTGAGAACTTCTGTTTCGTATTTGTCCGTCCTTCGAGTAATGCTAGAcacataa
- the LOC136999582 gene encoding odorant receptor 10-like isoform X2, with product MWNDDIAYAMAFSKFFTLPLGGWPLQEFNTFTLIRFIMSFCITFSLIITSFINAYYMQINIHCGNMYGKIDALMIGFCCIPAVVKHSMFRIYAENMTRNYSSAITVAFTTSVGLIMTPVIEYSNNGQVNASTNKPIAKYPVPSDCTWGQLDVSTGMYLLLFVVQCIQITIGSSAYVGNDSLFLTITLHVCGQMELLGIEFRKFAVETKNIKMDLLKLTTRHCYLLSHAQQLADAISVILLTQLFCSSILICIIGFQFILALKVVDVVMIIKASIALITFLSQLFAYSVVGEYLKSQTEEIAYSIYCSNWHCLSSKFMKNILFIIVRSQQPVTFMAGRYLVVNLQTYMSILETSFQYLSILRMMVET from the exons ATGTGGAATGACGATATAGCGTATGCTATGGCTTTTAGTAAATTCTTCACATTACCCTTAGGTGGTTGGCCACTGCAAGAATTCAATACATTTACATTGATCCGTTTTATCATGTCTTTCTGCATTACG ttctcattaataattacttcATTTATTAATGCGTATTACATGCAAATTAATATCCATTGTGGCAACATGTATGGAAAAATCGACGCTCTTATGATTGGTTTTTGCTGCATTCCTGCTGTAGTAAAACATTCAATGTTTCGCATTTACGCTGAAAATATGACACGCAATTACTCATCTGCCATCA CAGTGGCATTCACCACTTCCGTTGGTTTAATAATGACGCCCGTAATCGAATATTCTAACAATGGACAAGTTAATGCATCCACTAATAAACCTATTGCAAAATATCCTGTTCCCTCAGATTGCACATGGGGGCAGTTAGATGTCTCAACGGGAATGTATTTATTGCTTTTTGTAGTGCAGTGTATTCAAATAACGATCGGTTCCAGTGCTTATGtcg gcAATGACTCACTTTTTCTCACAATCACCCTGCATGTGTGCGGACAAATGGAACTCTTAGGAATTGAATTTCGTAAGTTTGCGGTGGAAACCAAAAATATCAAGATggatcttttaaaattaacaacgAGACATTGTTATCTATTAAGTCATGCTCAACAACTGGCTGATGCAATAagcgttattttattaacgcaGTTATTTTGCAGTAGCATCCTTATTTGCATAAtag gctttcaatttattctgGCGTTGAAAGTGGTTGACGtagtaatgataattaaaGCTTCAATAGCGTTAATTACTTTCTTGTCACAGCTGTTTGCCTATTCTGTCGTAGgcgaatatttaaaaagtcaaACAGAAGAAATCGCATACTCGATTTACTGTTCCAATTGGCATTGCTTATCATCAAAATTCATGAAGAATATCTTGTTCATCATTGTACGATCGCAGCAACCCGTTACATTTATGGCTGGAAGATATCTGGTTGTTAACTTACAAACTTATATGTCTATATTAGAAACctcatttcaatatttatctattctaCGTATGATGGTGGagacttaa